CGAACCCAGCTTTTTTACAAACCCGTTCAATCAGGCCGGAAACATGCCGACAAGCAGTACGATCAGGCAAATCGTGGCTACGACTGACAGAGCCGGGATCATGATACCGATCACTCTGGCAATTCCCAGATACCCGGTCGTGGTTATGATCCATTCTTTTCCGGCAATATCCGCGTCAGTTGCTATGAACTTGATAATCTAGCCCTGTTTGCTGTCGTAAATTTTTTTCAGCAGGTCCGCAAACTGCTGTTTATCGCTTTCGGACAAACAATTCGTCATCTGAAGGCTGAACTCATCCAAAATCCGTTTCAGCACAGGTTCGAAATCTTTCGCTTTTTGCGTTGGATAAAGCAGGTAAGAACGACGATCGCGAGCATCCACTGAACGGTAAACGTACCCAGCCTCCTCTAGCTGCTTGACGCAACGCGTTGTAGTCGCTTTATCGAACTTCACTTCATTTGTGAGCTGGTCCTGGTTAAGCCCGGGATTCGACAAGATCGCCTTAAGATAACTGTGGTGCCCGCCCCCGCCGATATCAAATGGTTTTAATATACCAGCCAATTCTTTTTGGTTAATACGATGAACGTAGGACAACATTTTGCCAATCGAAGGTTTCTTCAACCCAGTACCTCCTTAAAATCTTTTGTATCCAAAAATTTTACCTCATGCAAGTTGCGTATGCAACTAACTTAAAGTATAATCATAACCAAATTAGTTGCTAATGCAACTAATTGTTTTTGACGATAGTAAGGAGTGATTATTTAGTGAAACTGAAACTGGAAGACGAGAATCGTTTCATTACTTATCAAGATGACCCAGTTATCCAGAAAAGGCGTTGGATCATCCTGATAGTCCTGAATTTATTTACATTTATGTCGACGCTCGACGGCAGCATCGTTAATATTGCTCTGCCCGTTATCGCGAAGCGGATGGATCTGACAGTCGCTGAAGCGGAATGGATAGTCACCGCTTACCTGATGACCATTTGTGCAGCGATCCTCTTTTTCGGTAAGCTTGGAGACATTGTTGGTAAAATTAAAGTGTTCAAATGGGGTATGATTATTTTCACGCTTGGTTCCCTTCTGTGTGGGTTCAGCTTCAGCCTGCCTCTTCTCCTGGGTTCACGACTACTCCAAGCCCTGGGCGCAGCGATGACGATGGCCAACAGCCAGGGCATCATTACAGACATCTTCCCAACAACAGAACGTGGAAAAGCATTGGGGTTGATCGGGACATTTGTCTCCCTTGGCAGTATAGCTGGACCGAGCCTGGGCGGTTTTATCGTATCCGGACTGGGTTGGGAGTATATATTTTTGGTGAATATACCGGTTGGGCTGATCGCGATTGCGATTGGGTGGAAGGTACTTCCTGCTGATCGTACCAAACTGAAGGTCCGTATCGATAAGGCCGGGGGGTTGCTATTCCCTCTATTTATCATAGCTTTATTTTCAGGTCTACTGCTCGGGCAGCAGGTCGGTTATGGAGATATGCGTATCGTCGCTGCATTAATCATCTCCGCCATTGTTTTTGTTATTTTCCTTTTCGTTGAGATTCGTAAACCAGAACCCATGCTAAAGCTAACTCTGTTTAAAAATCCGCTGTTCAGCTTAAGCATTTTATGCGGCTTTCTGGTATTTGTGGCCAACTTTTGTTTTAACATCATCGCACCGTTCTATACGCAAAGTATTTTGAATCTTACACCCTCCCATGCTGGGCTCCTGCTAATGCTGTTTCCGATTGTCATGGTAATCGTAGCTCCACTCAGTGGCGCACTATCGGACAAAATTGGTTCCGAGCTGCTCACTTTTGCAGGACTCATTGTGATGGTTATCGCTCAAGTCGGACTTGCACGACTTCATAGCGGCAGCTCTATCATTCTGGTTGGGAGTTGGATTGGTATGCTCGGTCTCGGCAGCGGTTTGTTTCAATCACCGAACAACTCGTTGGTAATGTCGAAAGTGCCCAAAACCCAGCTCGGAATTGCAGGGAGTATTAACTCACTTGTCCGCAATATGGGCATGGTCGTGGGAATTACGGTTGCTACTACCACCCTATTTGGTGTTATGAGTAACTTAGCTGGTCATAGGGTCACAGGACTTGTGCCGGGCCGCCCCGATCTTTTTCTATCGGGCATGCACGTGGTTTTCATGACCTCCGCTTCAATATGCTTAGTAGCTGCAGTACTTACGGGTTGGAGGCTGTGGTCGGCAAAACGGACTTTACGCCGCGAACATTTACGGTCTCGATAATAATATACTGGAACTGTAAATCAACTGAGGTGCTGTTCTAGTCAAAAAAATAAATTATGTGAAAAGTAAAAATGTTAATTAGTAAAATTATTTATGTACCTTTTTTTTTCGGGCATAAATTAGATTGATACCCAATCATAAATAAAGGCACTCAGTAATTGCGTGCCTTCTATGCCCGAGAGGTACAACCCTTTTCACTTCTTATCCTCCCCAAAATGGAAAAACCCTCTCTAATACAGCTGACCTCGTGTTAATTGTTAACCGTATTTTTTGCGCTAACGATCATTCAATCCATGTTCAATAGATTAGGGGTTATTCCAGAAAGTTCCCCGCCATTTTGCCTATAAGGTATGCCTGAAACCAGGTTTACCGTTTTTTTAATCGGCTCCCAAATGTCTTCAACTGCTTGTCACATCGAAAAAGCGAATAAACTCTTCAAGGATCGCATCCAAGAAGAGTTTATTACAAAAGTTTTAGCTTATAGAATCGATGTTGTTGGTGAGGATATCGATACAGAACGGTATCATAATAAAGGATATGTGTCCAATTTATACTAATGCATGTGGTATATAAAGTTCTTCTAAACGGGTAATTTCTTCAGACGTTAATTTAACCGATAACGCTGAAACCGCATCTTCAAGATGGCTGATTTTGGTCGAACCGATTATTGGTGCTGTGACCTCTTCCTTTTGCAGCAACCATGCAAGAGCAACTTGTGCGCGCGGAATCCCTCGGTTAGCGGCAACTTCTGCTACTCTTTCAGCAACTTTGCGATCAGCTTCTTCCGTTTTTATAAACAACGCTTTTGCTATTTGGTCGTTCTCGGATCGCGAGGTCTGCTCATTCCAGTCCCGGGTTAACCGGCCTGCCGCCAAAGGCAGGTAAGGAGTGATGCCAACGCCCTCATCTTTGCAAAGGGGGAGCATTTCTCTTTCTTCTTCCCGATAAAGCAAGTTGAGTCTATTTTCCATGGAAACAAAACGTGTCCAGCCATTGCGCTCCGCGACATGCTGCGCTTTCGCAAATTGCCATGCCAACATGGAGGATGCTCCGATATATCTAACCTTTCCCGCCTTAACTAAATCGTGAAGAGCCTCCATTGTCTCCTCGATTGGTGTATTAGGATCCCACCGATGGATCTGGTACAAATCGACGTAGTCCGTTCCAAGCCGTTTTAGACTGTTATCAATTTCGGTCATGATGGCTTTACGAGAAAGTCCCATTGCATTCGGACCTTTGCGCATCGGAACAAATACCTTTGTAGCAATGACGGTTTCATCACGACGGGCGAAATCCTTTAATGCACGTCCAAGAAATTCTTCACTTGTTCCATCCGAATACATATTAGCAGTACTAAAAAAATTAATGCCCATTTCGACTGCTTCTTTAATGATCGCTCTGCTGTCCTCTTCATCCAATGACCATGGGGTATTGCCGCGTTCAGGTACGCCGAAGCTCATGGTTCCAAGACTTAACTTCGAAACATCCAAACCGCTTTGTCCCAGTTTCACATATTCCATTTAATAACACACTCCTTATATTTGTAGGCGTTACGCCTTATATTATCTGTAGATCTTCTGTTGAGTCAGTACTAGAGATTAAATCACCAAAGGAACTGGCGTATCTCATTTGAGAACGTTCCCGTCGGCCTGTCTTCGCCGAGCATAGCAAGGCGCACAGGATGACGAGCAGCCTGTTGGACGGTGCCCGTGCCCTCAAAATTGTTTTAAATTCCGTTGCGATGAAGCCCGGGCATACAGCATTGACCTTAATTCCTGTGGACTCAAGTTCGATTGCGAAAGCAAGGCACCGAACACATTCGTTTCGAAAACTGTGCGTATCTCGTCGAGAGACGCGATGCTTGGGGAGCGGACCTTCCAACTTCCTCCAGCGGCCTATCTGGCAGACCTGCGGATGATATACCCGCGTTGTTAACAAGCACGTCAAGAGAGCCGAGTTCGCTGCGAATACGTGCTGAAGCAGCTGAGATGAAATCCTGATTCGTGACGTCGAGCTGTAGAGCACGAGCATCTTCACCGATACTTTTCTCTGCTGCCTCCCCTTTTTCGAGATTGCGCGAGCCGAAGAGTACCGCAAAGCCTTGTGACGCGAGAACTTTCGCTATTTA
This window of the Paenibacillus marchantiae genome carries:
- a CDS encoding MarR family winged helix-turn-helix transcriptional regulator, which produces MKKPSIGKMLSYVHRINQKELAGILKPFDIGGGGHHSYLKAILSNPGLNQDQLTNEVKFDKATTTRCVKQLEEAGYVYRSVDARDRRSYLLYPTQKAKDFEPVLKRILDEFSLQMTNCLSESDKQQFADLLKKIYDSKQG
- a CDS encoding MFS transporter, with amino-acid sequence MSTLDGSIVNIALPVIAKRMDLTVAEAEWIVTAYLMTICAAILFFGKLGDIVGKIKVFKWGMIIFTLGSLLCGFSFSLPLLLGSRLLQALGAAMTMANSQGIITDIFPTTERGKALGLIGTFVSLGSIAGPSLGGFIVSGLGWEYIFLVNIPVGLIAIAIGWKVLPADRTKLKVRIDKAGGLLFPLFIIALFSGLLLGQQVGYGDMRIVAALIISAIVFVIFLFVEIRKPEPMLKLTLFKNPLFSLSILCGFLVFVANFCFNIIAPFYTQSILNLTPSHAGLLLMLFPIVMVIVAPLSGALSDKIGSELLTFAGLIVMVIAQVGLARLHSGSSIILVGSWIGMLGLGSGLFQSPNNSLVMSKVPKTQLGIAGSINSLVRNMGMVVGITVATTTLFGVMSNLAGHRVTGLVPGRPDLFLSGMHVVFMTSASICLVAAVLTGWRLWSAKRTLRREHLRSR
- a CDS encoding aldo/keto reductase; protein product: MEYVKLGQSGLDVSKLSLGTMSFGVPERGNTPWSLDEEDSRAIIKEAVEMGINFFSTANMYSDGTSEEFLGRALKDFARRDETVIATKVFVPMRKGPNAMGLSRKAIMTEIDNSLKRLGTDYVDLYQIHRWDPNTPIEETMEALHDLVKAGKVRYIGASSMLAWQFAKAQHVAERNGWTRFVSMENRLNLLYREEEREMLPLCKDEGVGITPYLPLAAGRLTRDWNEQTSRSENDQIAKALFIKTEEADRKVAERVAEVAANRGIPRAQVALAWLLQKEEVTAPIIGSTKISHLEDAVSALSVKLTSEEITRLEELYIPHALV
- a CDS encoding SDR family NAD(P)-dependent oxidoreductase; this translates as MAKVLASQGFAVLFGSRNLEKGEAAEKSIGEDARALQLDVTNQDFISAASARIRSELGSLDVLVNNAGISSAGLPDRPLEEVGRSAPQASRLSTRYAQFSKRMCSVPCFRNRT